Proteins from a genomic interval of Nocardioides jishulii:
- a CDS encoding amino acid permease, giving the protein MSLLLNSLLRTKSVEQSIAETDEPEHRLKKSLSALDLTVFGVGVIVGAGIFVYTGTVAAQNSGPAISISFLVAGLACALAALCYAEFASTLPVAGSAYTFSYATFGEFIAWLIGWDLVLEFTVGGAALASSFSGYLQSLLADTPFEVPTALASSTHGVVNLPAMLIALLVTAVLARGIKLASVVNQVVTGLKLAVVALVIVMGVSYVKVSNWVPFVPESKSVPAGDASFWSSPLISSLFGLEPAVYGWAGVMAGAAVVFFAFLGFDVVATVAEETRNPQRDVPRGILFSLAIVTALYVAVSLVITGMQKYTDIDPEDSAPLATAFRAVGQDWVGTAIAIGATIGLTVVTMTLVMGQTRVGFAMARDGLLPRWLAKVHPEYRTPSRITLISGAGVALLAGFVDFETLGHLVSIGTLFAFILVAVGVLVLRRTRPDLQRGFRVPGVTVVAPLSVLLSFYLMLNLVGETWMRFLAWMAIGIVVYFAYGRRHSRLGQRLAAEAREAREAGTPAS; this is encoded by the coding sequence ATGAGCCTCCTGCTCAACAGCCTCCTGCGCACCAAGAGCGTCGAGCAGTCGATCGCCGAGACCGACGAGCCCGAGCACCGGCTGAAGAAGAGCCTCAGCGCCCTCGACCTGACGGTCTTCGGCGTGGGCGTCATCGTCGGCGCCGGGATCTTCGTCTACACCGGCACGGTGGCGGCGCAGAACTCCGGACCGGCCATCTCCATCTCGTTCCTGGTCGCCGGTCTGGCCTGTGCGCTCGCCGCCCTCTGCTACGCGGAGTTCGCCTCGACGCTGCCCGTGGCTGGCAGCGCCTACACGTTCTCGTACGCGACCTTCGGTGAGTTCATCGCGTGGTTGATCGGCTGGGACCTCGTCCTGGAGTTCACGGTGGGCGGGGCGGCCCTGGCCTCTAGCTTCTCCGGCTACTTGCAGAGCCTGCTGGCCGACACCCCCTTCGAGGTGCCCACCGCGTTGGCGTCGTCGACCCACGGGGTCGTCAACCTGCCCGCCATGCTGATCGCCCTCCTCGTGACGGCGGTGCTCGCGCGCGGGATCAAGCTGGCCAGCGTCGTCAACCAGGTGGTCACCGGCCTCAAGCTCGCCGTCGTGGCCCTGGTCATCGTGATGGGGGTGTCCTACGTCAAGGTCTCCAACTGGGTGCCGTTCGTGCCGGAGAGCAAGAGTGTGCCTGCCGGTGACGCCTCCTTCTGGAGCTCGCCGCTGATCAGCTCACTCTTCGGCCTCGAGCCCGCCGTCTACGGCTGGGCAGGCGTGATGGCCGGAGCCGCCGTGGTCTTCTTCGCCTTCCTCGGCTTCGACGTCGTGGCCACCGTGGCGGAGGAGACGCGCAACCCGCAGCGCGACGTGCCGCGGGGCATCCTCTTCTCGCTGGCGATCGTGACCGCGCTCTACGTCGCGGTGAGCCTCGTCATCACGGGCATGCAGAAGTACACCGACATCGACCCCGAGGACTCCGCGCCCCTGGCCACGGCCTTCCGGGCGGTGGGTCAGGACTGGGTCGGCACCGCGATCGCGATCGGTGCCACGATCGGGCTCACGGTGGTCACGATGACCCTGGTCATGGGGCAGACCCGCGTGGGCTTCGCCATGGCGCGTGACGGCCTGCTGCCGCGATGGCTGGCGAAGGTCCACCCCGAGTACCGCACCCCGTCGCGGATCACCCTGATCAGCGGCGCGGGCGTGGCCCTGCTCGCCGGCTTCGTGGACTTCGAGACGCTCGGCCACCTCGTCAGCATCGGCACGCTCTTCGCGTTCATCCTCGTCGCCGTGGGCGTGCTCGTGCTGCGGCGTACGCGTCCTGACCTGCAGCGCGGCTTCCGGGTGCCGGGCGTCACGGTGGTCGCGCCGCTCTCGGTGCTCCTGAGCTTCTACCTGATGCTCAACCTGGTGGGGGAGACCTGGATGAGGTTCCTGGCCTGGATGGCGATCGGCATCGTCGTCTACTTCGCCTACGGCCGTCGCCACTCCCGGTTGGGGCAGCGACTGGCGGCCGAGGCCCGCGAGGCCCGCGAGGCCGGCACGCCGGCGTCCTGA
- a CDS encoding SigE family RNA polymerase sigma factor: MPSRDIDEFAEFVAHRSPALHRTAYLMVGERGLAQDLLQEALTKTYVAWPRLRDRSRVEAYARKAITTTAISWYRKRAWSSERPAETLPDTAGDGHEAAVTERDWLWRALQELPPRQRAAIVCRFYDDLSEAATAEVMGCAVGTVKSQVSAGLRRLRSVLAEQGHSPELELPVLMETL, encoded by the coding sequence ATGCCCTCGCGCGACATCGATGAGTTCGCCGAGTTCGTCGCCCACCGCTCCCCGGCGCTCCACCGCACCGCCTACCTGATGGTCGGTGAACGCGGGCTGGCGCAGGACCTCCTCCAGGAGGCCCTCACCAAGACGTACGTGGCATGGCCGCGGTTGCGCGACCGCAGCCGGGTCGAGGCGTACGCCCGCAAGGCGATCACCACCACGGCGATCTCCTGGTACCGCAAGCGGGCGTGGAGCTCCGAGCGTCCGGCCGAGACCCTCCCCGACACGGCCGGCGACGGGCACGAGGCGGCCGTCACCGAGCGCGACTGGCTCTGGCGGGCGCTCCAGGAACTGCCGCCGAGGCAGCGCGCCGCGATCGTCTGCCGCTTCTACGACGACCTCTCCGAGGCCGCCACTGCCGAGGTCATGGGTTGCGCCGTCGGCACCGTCAAGAGCCAGGTCTCCGCCGGCCTGCGCCGCCTCCGGTCCGTGCTCGCCGAGCAGGGCCACTCCCCCGAGCTCGAACTTCCCGTCCTGATGGAGACACTCTGA